The genomic segment TAGATGCAGCCTTAATGTCTGTATCAGTAAACATTTCTCCATCTGCCACTTTCAGTTGTCGGATGGAAAGATAGTCTTGGTTTACACCATAAATGGAACTTTGGGTGTTGTTGTTTCCGTAGATCCACTGTCCGGAACTGTTTACAGTAGGAGAAATAGCTGAGATATAATTACATTCGTCTTTGATGCTCTGATAGTCGGCTTGCTTCAGCGTCTCCATTGACGAAGCATCCTGTCTCACACCGCCACGCATGTCTGCACCTGGTGAAATCATAATCATGTTTGATCCCATCTCTGCGATGTTTGCCTTGATGCTGGCTTTACTTCCTTGTCCGATGGCAAGCATGGTAATAACCGCAGCAATACCGATGATGATGCCAAGTGCGGTAAGGAAAGAGCGCATTTTGTTGGCAGCAATGGCACGGATGGCTATTTTGAAAAGATTCTGATAATTCATTTTACTTGTTGTAATGTTAAATGTTAAATGTTAAGTGTTAAGTGAAAACTTCGTTTGCTATTGGATGCTAAGTAATTTAACATTCAACACTTAACACTTAACATTGAAAACTTATTCGTCCGTGTTGGCAGGCAAGGCTGCCAGACCTTCGGCTGCCGAGAGAATATGTTCGTTATAGGTGTCGCTGATGATGTGACCATCACGCAGTTCGATATTACGACTCGAATAATTTGCAATGTCTGGGTTGTGGGTAACGAAGATGATGGTTCTTCCTTCAGCATAAAGTTTCTGGAAGAGTACCAGAATCTCGAAACTGGTTCTGGTGTCGAGATTACCCGTTGCTTCATCAGCAAGTATCACAGCGGGGTTGTTGACCAACGCACGAGCTATGGCTACACGCTGCATCTGTCCTCCAGACATCTGATTACTCTTATGATAGAGACGTTCTCCTAAACCAACAGCTTTCAGCGATTCGATAGCACGTTGCTTTCGTTCTTCTGCGCTTACGTTCGGGTTGTACATCAGTGGAAGTTCTACATTTTCTACACTTGTGGTCTTCGGTAGAAGATTGTAGTTCTGGAAGATGAATCCAATCTTTCGGTTTCTAAGAATGGCGCGATCATTACGTGACATCTTTCGTACGCTTACTCCATCCAGATAGTATTCGCCACTGGATGGGGTGTCGAGACAACCTAGCTGGTTCAGTAGGGTAGATTTACCTGAACCTGATTTACCCATGATGGTAACAAACTCACCTTCGTATATTTTAAAGCTTACACCTTTTAGGGCGTGGACAGTTTCCTCACCCACAAGAAAGTCGCGACGAACATTGTCGAGTTCTATCACAACTTTCTTTTCGCTGTTTGCTTGAATATTGTCGTTTGCCATACTCTTATTTTTTATTTTTTCTTTCCTCTAGGTCCAGGACCGCTAATCAAACCTTGACTTTGTTGAGGCTCCTCATTCTCTTCAGGGGTATTAACTATGATTTCAGTTACAATCTTCTGTCCCTTCTTCAAACCCTTGATAATTTCAGTATGTATACCGTCGCTCTGACCGATGGTTACAGAATGAGCTGTAAGGGTATTGTTAGCAAAAGTCCAAACTTTGTTTTTCCCTTTGCAGTCAACAATCTTGATATTCTTTCCCACAGTTTCCTTGGTTGGAGTAAAGCGGAGTGCTTTGTTGGCAACGGCAAGAATACCAGCACGTTCTTGTGTAAAGATGGTAACATTTGCAGTCAGTCCTGGTTTTAACTTGAGATCTGCGTTGGGTGCAGAGATGACAACCTCGTAAGTGACTACATTGTTTGTTGTAGTAGCTTCCAGACGAACCTGTTTTACTGTTCCCTGGAATACATCGTCAGGATAAGCATCTACTGTGAAATTAACGCGGTCGCCTTCTTTTACACCGCCTATATCTGCCTCGTCAACATTTGCAATCACCTGCATGTTGGTCAGATCTTTAGCGATAGTAAAGAGCTCTGGTGTGTTGAAACTTGCTGCTACGGTCTGTCCTTCCTCTACGCTTTTTGATATGACAGTTCCATCTATTGGCGATGTAATTGTAGCATAGCTCAGGTTGGTTTGGGCTTTTTGTACATTTTCCTTGGCCGAAGCTACTTGCTCTTTCGCCTGGCGATAGGTGAGAAGCGCATTTTCATAATCGTCAGCACTTACCAAACCTTTCTTATAGAGGGTCTGGTAGCGGCTCATGTTTGCACTCTGATAGTTCAAACTGCTTTGCGCACTTGCCAGGTTAGCTTTGGCAGTATTCAACTCGCTCATCAGGTTGGTTTTGTCGAGCTCAGCTATGACTTCACCTTTTTTTACCTGCGAATTGTAATCAACATAAAGTTTGTTTACAATACCACTCACCTGTGTACCAACCGTTACAGAAGTTACCGCTTCAATAGTACCGGTTGCAGTTACACTATTCTGCAATGTTTGTGTGGTTACAGTTTCCTGCTTGAAGTCTATTTGTTCTTCGTTTTTACTTCCTGAGAACAGCCATGCTGCCACAGCTACGATGATTACCACAATCAGGGCAATCCAGATTTTGCTGATTCTAAGTTTTTTCATAAAAATGTATGTACCTATTAATGATTTGCAATATGTTTTCGGATGTTATCACCTATCTTTTCTTTAGATTCTGCCGTTTTGGTAGAATTTCAACATGTTGATATTCAGAATGGTAAGATACTTTGCCTGAAGTTCGTTCTGTTTAGCCTTCAGAAGATTATCTTTGCCGGTTCTCAATTCTACGATGTTCTTTAATCCCAGTTTAAACTGTTCACTTAAAAGATCGTAGCTAGTTTGTGCACTTTCGCTGCTCGCCTTGGCAGCCTTAAACTGGCTTTGGTTTGTATTAGCCTGCAGCCAATAGTTTTCGATAGTAGAGTAGAGCTTAGTTTGCTCATTCTTTATATCGAGCAAGATGCTTTCACGCTGAATGAGTGCTTTATTGACAGAAGTCTTGGACTGTCGGTTATCAAAGAGAGGAATACTGACACCGATTCCACCACCCAGGCTGAAGTTGGTTTTCATCTGACTGCCCCAACCGTTTTTGTTCATGGATGTGGTGCTGGTCGTAGCTCCTGCATTTACGCTGATGGTTGGCAACTTTCCTGCCTTTGCAATCTTGATGTTCAGATCGTTCTGGTCGAGTTTGTTTTGATAGCTCAAAAACTCAGGGCGATTCTGAAGCGCAGCTGTATAGACACTGTTCATTCCTGGGATAGAGGCCAGAGCCATCTGGTCAGTTGTGCTTGGAATAGCGATGTCGAAAGCTTCTTCACTGGTAATCTGCAGGAGTTCCTTCAACTGTCGTTTATAGTTTTTAACGTTACTTTCAGCCTGCACGATGTTAAACTCATCTTGTGCTCTTTGTGCTGTAAGTTGTGCTAAGTCTGCTTGGCTCATCTTGCCAATTTTTACCATTTCCTTACCACGCTCTTCGTTTTGAACACTCGACTGATAACTTTCTTTGTTTACGTTGATAGCCTCTGTATAGTAGAGTATCTGTACGTAAAGTTGAGCTATCTGTTCTTGCAGGTTGAGGGCTTGTGCTGTCGAATCGAGTTGTGCCGCTTCCTTTGCCAGCTTGTTCAGTTTCACCTGATTTCTGTTTTTGTTTCCGTTCCAAATTGTGTAATTGCCCATCACGCTATAGCTGCCATTGTAATATACCTTGTCGATGGAAGCTTTGCTGAAACCTTCTCCGCTGATTCCATTAGAAACCCAAGGCGTATAGCTTACACTTTGATTGGTGCTGGCAGAGAGCGATGGCAGAAGCGCAGACTTTGATTGCAGATAGTCCTCCTGAGCTGAAGCTTTTGTGAGTTGAGTCTTCTGCAGCTGAATGTTGTTAGCCAGTGCGTAACTGATACAATCCTGCAGTGACCATTGCTTAGCTTGTACTGCGATAGGGGCCGACATGATGAACAGCGCTACCGCCATGTTTTTTAAACTTGCGTTCATACTCTTTTTACTTTTTGTTTTCATCTTTACAGAACTCTTTTCATCAGTTCTGTTTAAATGTGGATTAATGTTCTTACTTTCCATAATTGCAAATCTTAATAGGATACATCATTTTTTGCTTTGACGTAAGCGTTTCCTATAAAGTTGCAACTTATATGCTTTTTTGATTAAAAACAGGATGATAGGTTTAATATTCGCATTTATCTTTAACAATCCTTTTCAAAGTGAAAGATTTCTTTTGCTTTTCCACATTAATTTATTTATATTTCTCAAAAAAATGTTTCTTCTTTCGTTATCTTCGCTGAAATTGTGTAACTTTGCAGAAAAATTTTAAGAAAGGAATAAAATAAATGCCGTTAAGATTACCAGATAAGCTTCCAGCTATCGAACTGTTGAAGCATGAGAATATATTCGTGATGGACGAAAGTCGTGCGCATAAACAGGAGATTCGTCCGTTGAAAATCTGTGTGCTCAATTTGATGCCCCTCAAGATTACGACAGAGACAGATCTCGTTCGTCTTCTGTCGAATACTCCTCTTCAGTTAGAGGTTTATTTTATGAAGTTGAAAAGTCACACACCAAAGAATACACCAATAGAGCACATGATGATGTTCTACAAGGATTTTCAGGAACTTTCCAAACAGAAGTTTGATGGAATGATAGTTACCGGTGCTCCTATCGAAACGATGGCTTATGAGGAGGTAGAATATTGGCCTGAAATCAAAGAGATTTTTGATTGGGCCCGTACCCATGTTACTTCAACACTCTATATCTGCTGGGGTGCCCAGGCTGGTCTTTATCATTTCTATGGTGTTCCTAAGTATCCTTTAGAGAAGAAGATGTTTGGTATTTTTAAGCAGAAGCCTCTCGATTTGTCTCAGCCAATTTTCCGCGGTTTCGATGATATCTTTAATATGCCTCATAGTCGCCATACGGAGGTAAGACGAGAGGATATTGAAAAAGTGCCAGGACTTGACATCATTGCCGAATCGCCTGAAAGCGGTGTCAGCATTGTGATGGCCAGAAACGGCCGCGAATTCTTTGTGACGGGTCATCTTGAGTATGCGCCAAACACGCTGGATAAGGAATATAAGCGTGATATGGGCAAGCGTGATGATGTCGAACTGCCAAAAAATTATTATTATCATAACGATCCGAACGAAGAACCTCTGGTGACATGGCGTGCTCATGCCAACCTCTTCTATAGTAATTGGATCAACTATTATGTTTATCAGGAGACTCCTTACAATATTAACGAAATCAGTTAATTTGTGAAGGGGTTGGATGATTTCGAGATTGATTTCTTATGCAAACATTAGAATTATTGGCGCCTGCCAAGAACTTGGAATGTGGTATTGCTGCCATTGATCATGGTGCAGATGCCGTATATATTGGTGCACCTCGTTTTGGTGCACGAGCAGCAGCAGGCAATTCGCTGGAAGATATCAGACAGTTGTGTGATTATGCTCATCAGTTTGGAGCAAAGGTTCATGTTACAGTGAATACTATCATCTATCAGGATGAGATGTTGGATACGCTTAATATGATCCAGCAACTTGATGAGATTGGTGTTGATGCACTTTTGCTGCAGGATATGGGTGTGCTTACTGAGGTGAGGGCGCAGAATTTGTGGAGTAGAGAATTGCATTCCAGTACCCAGTGTGATGTAAGAACTCCAGAAAAGGCGTATTGGCTTACCACGTTAGGTTTCAAACGTGTTGTTCTGGCTCGTGAGCTTTCGCTCGATGAAATCAAGGCGATCCATCAGGCGATTCCTGATAGAGAAATAGAGGTCTTTGTACATGGAGCGCTCTGCGTAAGCTATTCGGGTGTATGTTATGCTTCTGAGAAGTGTTTCGGGCGCTCTGCCAATCGTGGAGAATGTGCACAGTTCTGTCGTATGAAGTTTGATCTGCTTGATTCCAATGGTCAGGAGATAGAACATCAGCGTTATCTGCTGTCTCTCAAGGATCTTTGTCAGCTTGATCATCTTAAGGATCTTGCTGATGCTGGAGCTACTTCGTTCAAGATAGAAGGAAGATTAAAAGATATCAACTACGTCAAGAATGTGGTGGCTGCCTATAGCAGTCAACTCGATGCAATCGTAAAAGCTGAACCGCGTAAGTATCGCCGTGCATCGGTGGGACATGTTCAATATAATTTTACACCTAATCTGAAGAAGACTTTCAATCGTGGCTTTACCCATTATTTTCTGAATGGGCGACAGCCGGATATTGCTTCTTTCGATACGCCGAAAGCTATCGGCGAGTTTGTGGGCAAGGTTAAGGAAATACGTGGCAACATTTCTTTCAACGTAGCCACAGTAGCCAGCTTTAAAAATGGCGATGGACTGTGTTTTATCAATGATGACCGTGAGTTGGAAGGCTTTCGTGTGAACAGAGTAGAGGGTAATCGCCTCTATCCGTTTGGAATGCCTGAAAATCTGCGTCCGGGCATGGCTCTTTATCGTAATAACGATCGTGCTTTTGAGGCTTTGCTGGCTCGTAAGTCTGCTGAACGTAAAATCTATATTGTCATAGAAATGGAGCCTGTGATGGGTAATGAGTTCAGGGAAGAGCCACAGGGGGTAAAGGCTGTTGTCAACATCATGAAGACGAAAGAGGCTGATGGTGGCTTGATTTATCAGGTGGCTGAGGTGTTTAAAGAGTTGAAACTCGAAAAGGCGAAACGCCCGCAGGGCGAAAATATAAAGGCTCAGATGAGCAAACTGGGCGATACGATTTACGAAGCTTACCAGGTAGAACTTCTGAAGGGAATGGAGACATACTTCGTTCCGAACAGTATTCTCACTGCTATCCGGCGTGAATTGATAGATGAACTTACCAAGGCAAATCAGAAACAGCTTGATAAGTCGTTGTGGGGTGGATGGGATAGAACCCTGTTCAACAATGGTTTGAGATTCAGTCAGCCTGGTGAGCACCGACTTACGAAAGAGGAATTTACTTGGCAGCCGGAATACGGGAAATGGGGATATCTCTATAATATAGCCAACTATGATGCAAGAGATTTTTATCAGATTCATGGTCTGTCGCCAGTAGTTCCGGCATTTGAGTTGGGTAAGAATATTCCTTCTGCATGGGATGCTAAGACCCAGGAAGAATATGATGAGAATATAGAAAAAGACAAGGCAAACCGAAGTATGCAACCTAAGTATACCAACGAAAAGGGAGAGTCGCTCCTGATGCAGTGCCGCCATTGTATCCGCTATTCGTTGGGCTACTGTGTGAAGCGTGGAGGCAAGAAACCATCCTGGAGAGAGCCTCTCTTCCTGCAGTTGGGCGACGGTCGCCGCTTCCGTCTGGAGTTTGCGTGCAACGAATGTCAGATGAACTTATATAGTGAGAAATAAATGAAAAAGAAATGGACGATACAGATTCTTTGTATGCTGGGCATCCTCTTGATGTTCAGCAGTTGTTATCATCGCCGTGCTCATCACCAGATGCATGCAGCTATGGTAGAGTACAGCAATAAACAACTCGATTCCATTTCGTTTTCTACTACCCATCATTATACCAACAAATTCAATTTTCTGGTATTCAAGGATTCACTGGAATTGATAGCGCAACAGCCTGAAGAATTTTTGAGTAATTTGCCTATCGACTCCTTCGCCGTCCAAAAGAACTGCCTGCTGGTGGTTACGGATATCCGTATGGTTCCTCAGGATTCCATAGATTCAGTTTGGGTGCAGTTGGCAACAGAAGATAATCAGTTTGGTTGGACCCGTGAGTCCCGTCTGTTGCCGAAGGTTGTGCCCGATGATCCTATTTCAGAGTTCATTATGACCTTCAGCAATACTCACTTGCTCATCTTCATGGTTATCATTATTCTCATAGCCGTAGCCTATACAGTTCGTAAGATTTTCCATAGTAATGGTAAACTGGTTCATTTTAATGATATTGATTCACCATATCCTACAGCCTTGGTGCTTATTGTTTCGATATCAGCAACCTTCTATGCAACCATTCAGTTGTTTTTGCCAGAAGTATGGCGTCATTTCTATTTTCATCCTACGCTCAATCCTTTTGCCGTACCGCCTATATTGGGCTTTTTTCTGGCTACAGTCTGGGCGATACTGATAGTAGGATTGGCTTGTGTTGATGAGGTGAAACACCGTTTGCCGGCAGGTGATGCAGTTCTGTATCTGGGTGGTTTAGTGGGTGTTTGCGCCATTGATTACATCATTTTCAGTGTTACTACCTTATATTATATAGGTTATTTGTTGCTCGTAGCCTATATATGGTTTGCCATACGGGCTTATCTGTTTCCTCATAAATAAGGATAGGGGGTGCAGGAAAAAATATGTACCTTTGCACCTGTTATGAAAAGAATAGTATTTTATAGTAAAAAGTGCGTATGCATTGGTTTGGCAGCAGTAGCGTTGCAGGCTAATGCAGTGGATAATGAAAGGGCTACTTGCTCTGACCTGTCACTGGGTACGAGTGAAAAGCTTACGGCTGCTAACGGCTTGCTGGCTGATAGCAGCCGAGTTTATGACATTGATGAAGTTGTGGTTGTTTCGCAGCCTAAGGAGAATTTCCGTCTTCGTCAACAGCCTCTCAGCAGCACTTCCTTTGGTTCTTGTCAGATGCAGCGATTGGGTTCTCGCGATTTGCGTGAGCTTTCCTGCTATGTTCCTAACTTCGTAATGCCCAACTATGGCTCGCGTTTTACCAACGCCATGTATGTGCGCGGTATTGGAAGTCGTATCAACAGTCCGGCTGTAGGAATTTATCTTGACGGAATTCCGCTGTTGAGCAAGGCTGCTTTCAATCTTCACCATTATCAGACCAGCCGTATAGATATTCTCCGTGGCCCACAGGGAACACTCTATGGTCAGAATTCTGAAGGTGGTCTGGTGCGCATCTATTCACGCGATGCTTATGATAGCAAGGGCACCTACGTTAATCTGGGATTGGGCTCTCATTTCTACCGTAATGTAGAAGCGGCTCATTATATGAAGCTTTCACCTCGTATCGCATTAGGGGTAGCTGCTTTTTATGATGGACAGAAGGGATTCTTCCATCGTGCAGGAACCAGCGATTATGCCGACAATTATGATGAGGCTGGCGGTAAGTTTAATCTAAAGTTCCGTTTTGATAGAGGATGGAGCATGGATTTGCTAGCCAATTACCAATTTGTCTATCAGCATGCATTTCCTTATGGTCTGTTGGATTTAAACAGTGGCAAGGCTGCATTGCCAAATACTACATTCCCTGGGCTTTATCGCCGCAACATGCTGCTTTCGGGTGTCAATCTTCGTCATGAAGGAGCGAAATGGGATTTTGCTTCTGCTACCAGCTATCAGTTCCTGGATGATAATATGAAGATGGATCAGGATTATCTTCCTGAAGATTATTTGAGCTTGCAGCAAGACCAGTTGCAGAATTCTATCACTCAGGAGTTTACATTTAAGAGCCGTCAGCCTTTCTTCGGTTTCTGGCATCTTACACAGGGTGCATTCTTCTCCCATGTGTGGTTGAAGACAAATGGTCCTGTAAAATTCGGTTCAGCATTGACGAAGCCTATCAGTAACGTTATCCAGAGTCAGATGCAGCAGGCAATGCCTCCGGCAATGGCTAGCGGAGTTTCTGTCAATGTAGATATGGGAGCTCCGGGTTTGTTCCATACTCCTCAGAGCAATTTGGGTCTCTATCA from the Segatella copri genome contains:
- the metA gene encoding homoserine O-acetyltransferase MetA; the protein is MPLRLPDKLPAIELLKHENIFVMDESRAHKQEIRPLKICVLNLMPLKITTETDLVRLLSNTPLQLEVYFMKLKSHTPKNTPIEHMMMFYKDFQELSKQKFDGMIVTGAPIETMAYEEVEYWPEIKEIFDWARTHVTSTLYICWGAQAGLYHFYGVPKYPLEKKMFGIFKQKPLDLSQPIFRGFDDIFNMPHSRHTEVRREDIEKVPGLDIIAESPESGVSIVMARNGREFFVTGHLEYAPNTLDKEYKRDMGKRDDVELPKNYYYHNDPNEEPLVTWRAHANLFYSNWINYYVYQETPYNINEIS
- a CDS encoding zinc ribbon domain-containing protein; the encoded protein is MKKKWTIQILCMLGILLMFSSCYHRRAHHQMHAAMVEYSNKQLDSISFSTTHHYTNKFNFLVFKDSLELIAQQPEEFLSNLPIDSFAVQKNCLLVVTDIRMVPQDSIDSVWVQLATEDNQFGWTRESRLLPKVVPDDPISEFIMTFSNTHLLIFMVIIILIAVAYTVRKIFHSNGKLVHFNDIDSPYPTALVLIVSISATFYATIQLFLPEVWRHFYFHPTLNPFAVPPILGFFLATVWAILIVGLACVDEVKHRLPAGDAVLYLGGLVGVCAIDYIIFSVTTLYYIGYLLLVAYIWFAIRAYLFPHK
- a CDS encoding peptidase U32 family protein; the protein is MQTLELLAPAKNLECGIAAIDHGADAVYIGAPRFGARAAAGNSLEDIRQLCDYAHQFGAKVHVTVNTIIYQDEMLDTLNMIQQLDEIGVDALLLQDMGVLTEVRAQNLWSRELHSSTQCDVRTPEKAYWLTTLGFKRVVLARELSLDEIKAIHQAIPDREIEVFVHGALCVSYSGVCYASEKCFGRSANRGECAQFCRMKFDLLDSNGQEIEHQRYLLSLKDLCQLDHLKDLADAGATSFKIEGRLKDINYVKNVVAAYSSQLDAIVKAEPRKYRRASVGHVQYNFTPNLKKTFNRGFTHYFLNGRQPDIASFDTPKAIGEFVGKVKEIRGNISFNVATVASFKNGDGLCFINDDRELEGFRVNRVEGNRLYPFGMPENLRPGMALYRNNDRAFEALLARKSAERKIYIVIEMEPVMGNEFREEPQGVKAVVNIMKTKEADGGLIYQVAEVFKELKLEKAKRPQGENIKAQMSKLGDTIYEAYQVELLKGMETYFVPNSILTAIRRELIDELTKANQKQLDKSLWGGWDRTLFNNGLRFSQPGEHRLTKEEFTWQPEYGKWGYLYNIANYDARDFYQIHGLSPVVPAFELGKNIPSAWDAKTQEEYDENIEKDKANRSMQPKYTNEKGESLLMQCRHCIRYSLGYCVKRGGKKPSWREPLFLQLGDGRRFRLEFACNECQMNLYSEK
- a CDS encoding efflux RND transporter periplasmic adaptor subunit, producing the protein MKKLRISKIWIALIVVIIVAVAAWLFSGSKNEEQIDFKQETVTTQTLQNSVTATGTIEAVTSVTVGTQVSGIVNKLYVDYNSQVKKGEVIAELDKTNLMSELNTAKANLASAQSSLNYQSANMSRYQTLYKKGLVSADDYENALLTYRQAKEQVASAKENVQKAQTNLSYATITSPIDGTVISKSVEEGQTVAASFNTPELFTIAKDLTNMQVIANVDEADIGGVKEGDRVNFTVDAYPDDVFQGTVKQVRLEATTTNNVVTYEVVISAPNADLKLKPGLTANVTIFTQERAGILAVANKALRFTPTKETVGKNIKIVDCKGKNKVWTFANNTLTAHSVTIGQSDGIHTEIIKGLKKGQKIVTEIIVNTPEENEEPQQSQGLISGPGPRGKKK
- a CDS encoding TolC family protein, with translation MNASLKNMAVALFIMSAPIAVQAKQWSLQDCISYALANNIQLQKTQLTKASAQEDYLQSKSALLPSLSASTNQSVSYTPWVSNGISGEGFSKASIDKVYYNGSYSVMGNYTIWNGNKNRNQVKLNKLAKEAAQLDSTAQALNLQEQIAQLYVQILYYTEAINVNKESYQSSVQNEERGKEMVKIGKMSQADLAQLTAQRAQDEFNIVQAESNVKNYKRQLKELLQITSEEAFDIAIPSTTDQMALASIPGMNSVYTAALQNRPEFLSYQNKLDQNDLNIKIAKAGKLPTISVNAGATTSTTSMNKNGWGSQMKTNFSLGGGIGVSIPLFDNRQSKTSVNKALIQRESILLDIKNEQTKLYSTIENYWLQANTNQSQFKAAKASSESAQTSYDLLSEQFKLGLKNIVELRTGKDNLLKAKQNELQAKYLTILNINMLKFYQNGRI
- a CDS encoding ABC transporter ATP-binding protein, producing MANDNIQANSEKKVVIELDNVRRDFLVGEETVHALKGVSFKIYEGEFVTIMGKSGSGKSTLLNQLGCLDTPSSGEYYLDGVSVRKMSRNDRAILRNRKIGFIFQNYNLLPKTTSVENVELPLMYNPNVSAEERKQRAIESLKAVGLGERLYHKSNQMSGGQMQRVAIARALVNNPAVILADEATGNLDTRTSFEILVLFQKLYAEGRTIIFVTHNPDIANYSSRNIELRDGHIISDTYNEHILSAAEGLAALPANTDE
- a CDS encoding TonB-dependent receptor, whose product is MKRIVFYSKKCVCIGLAAVALQANAVDNERATCSDLSLGTSEKLTAANGLLADSSRVYDIDEVVVVSQPKENFRLRQQPLSSTSFGSCQMQRLGSRDLRELSCYVPNFVMPNYGSRFTNAMYVRGIGSRINSPAVGIYLDGIPLLSKAAFNLHHYQTSRIDILRGPQGTLYGQNSEGGLVRIYSRDAYDSKGTYVNLGLGSHFYRNVEAAHYMKLSPRIALGVAAFYDGQKGFFHRAGTSDYADNYDEAGGKFNLKFRFDRGWSMDLLANYQFVYQHAFPYGLLDLNSGKAALPNTTFPGLYRRNMLLSGVNLRHEGAKWDFASATSYQFLDDNMKMDQDYLPEDYLSLQQDQLQNSITQEFTFKSRQPFFGFWHLTQGAFFSHVWLKTNGPVKFGSALTKPISNVIQSQMQQAMPPAMASGVSVNVDMGAPGLFHTPQSNLGLYHESTFDVSSRLKATLGLRYDFMHTSIHYDTYAYMAMTAKVMGRKATYTLRSMLNRKTGDDYNQLLPKFGLSYQLDEQGSNVYATVSKGYRAGGYNIQMFSDILQTELNAHRQDAMRGDYDVPHTDKDYDRVNQTIAFKPETSWNYEVGTHLNLFDHRLHFDLSAFYMQVRNQQLSVMAGTYGFGRMMVNAGKSHSCGIEAALKGQAFDGAFDWGVNYGFTRAVFDEYTDGEGDKAVNYKDKKVPYVPQHTIAAMADYHLGQFTFGLNMNAQGKTYWDNANTYSQKMYFVMGAHCDIDFSKMSISIWGKNLTDTNYNTFAVDNAATGKKLYFAQRGNPFQCGVDLKFHF